The following are encoded together in the Phragmites australis chromosome 19, lpPhrAust1.1, whole genome shotgun sequence genome:
- the LOC133899939 gene encoding uncharacterized protein LOC133899939: MARRRGWARGAAAFAVVVLAVAAGRRYGWDGESAVAAFRRARGALGPWAAPAYVAAHALTLALCPPYAIFFEGAAALIFGFLPGVACVFSAKVVGASLSFWIGRAIFRFFTSAMEWLERNKYFHVVVKGVERDGWKFVLLARFSPLPSYIINYALSATDVGFFRDFLLPTIVGCLPMILQNVSIVSLAGAAVSSTTGSKKSHIYSYLFPTIGIVSSILISWRIKQYSSALAIPEELKSSPSNGNANGDAKLVSVPSESTNSGKTRKRR, from the exons atggcgaggaggagggggtgggCCCGTGGGGCGGCGGCGTTCGCGGTGGTGGTGCTAGCGGTGGCGGCAGGGCGGCGGTACGGGTGGGACGGGGAGTCCGCGGTTGCGGCGTTCCGGCGGGCGCGGGGCGCGCTGGGGCCCTGGGCGGCGCCGGCCTACGTGGCCGCGCACGCGCTCACGCTCGCGCTCTGCCCGCCCTACGCCATCTTCTTCGAGGGCGCCGCCGCGCTCATCTTCGGTTTCCTGCCCGGCGTCGCCTGCGTCTTCTCCGCCAAGGTGGTCGGGGCCTCACTCTCCTTCTGGATCGGCAG GGCAATTTTCAGATTCTTCACTTCAGCAATGGAATGGCTGGAGAGAAACAAGTACTTCCATGTAGTGGTTAAAGGGGTTGAACGGGATGGCTGGAAATTTGTCCTGCTTGCTAGATTCTCACCGTTGCCTTCCTACATCATTAACTACGCTCTATCAGCCACGGATGTTGGATTTTTCAGAGATTTTCTCCTTCCCACAATTGTCGGCTGCTTACCAATGATACTACAGAATGTGTCAATTGTAAGCCTTGCCGGTGCAGCAGTGTCCTCCACTACAGGATCTAAGAAGTCCCATATCTACTCTTACTTGTTTCCGACAATAGGTATTGTGTCCAGCATTCTCATTTCTTGGAGGATTAAGCAGTATTCTTCTGCCCTTGCTATCCCTGAAGAGCTTAAAAGTTCACCTAGTAATGGAAATGCCAACGGGGATGCTAAGCTGGTTTCGGTGCCATCTGAAAGTACCAACTCCGGGAAAACTAGGAAGAGGAGGTGA